The window GAGCGTCGTCAGGACGATGCCGATGATGATCGCGCCGCGGATACCCGCCGCGTAGAGGATGAACGTCAGGAAGAGCCCGAGCACCGAGAGGATGGCCACGGGGTCGCTCGCGACGGTGCCCAGCGTGACGAGCGTCGCCGGGTCGTCGACGACGATCCCCATCGCCTGGAGGCCGATGATCGCCAGGAACAGTCCGATCCCCGTTCCCACCGCGAACTTCACCGGTTGGGGGAACAGTTTGATGACGTACTCGCGGGCGCCGACCGCGGTCAGGATGATGAACAGGATCCCCTCGACGACGACGGCGGCCAGCGCCGTCTGCCAGGGGATCCCCATGATCCCGACGACGGTGATGGCGAAGAAGGCGTTCAGCCCCAGCCCGGGCGCCAGCCCGAACGGTCTGTTGGCGTAGAAGGCCATCACCAGCATCGCGACCACCGAGGAGACGATGGTCACGACGGCGATCATCTGGTAGACCTCCCCGGCGGTGTATCCGGGGAGGGCGATACCGCCCGGCGGGCCGTTCTCGGTCGCGGTCAGGATGTCCGGGTTGACAACCACGATGTAGCTCATCGTGAGGAAGGTGGTCAGCCCGGCGCGCAGTTCGGTCCCGACGCTCGTGTCGTGCCCGTCGAGGTCGAAGAGGTCGTCCAGCGTGTCCCGTACGGCCATCCGTACGGGTGCCTGACTGCTTGCGACCTTAGGCGTCCCGGTCCGGGGCGAAAACTGTCTGCGCGGCTACTCGTCGGCCGCGAGGAGCTCCGTGGCGGTCACCAGCGACGACAGCTCCAGGCCGTGGTCGGCGAGGTTCTCGGCGGCGCCCTCCTCGCGGTCGACGACCACGAGCACGCGTGACACCTCGGCGCCGGCCTCCCGCAGCGCCTCGGCCGCGTCGACGGCGCTCTGGCCCGTCGTCGCGATGTCCTCCAGGATGACGACCTCCTCGCCCTCGACGAGGTCGCCCTCGATGAGGTTGGCCGTGCCGTACTCCTTCTGCTGCTTGCGCGCGATGACGTACGGCGTCCCCGTCTCGACGCTGGTGACCGCCACCAGCGGGACCGCGCCCAGCGCCACGCCGGCCAGTTTGGTGCCGTCCTCGCCCAGCTCGGCCAGCGTCTCGGCGAAGGCCTCGGCGATCAGCGCCAGGCAGTCCGGGTTCGTCTCGAAGACGTACTTGTCGACGTAGTAGTCGCTCGTCCCGCCGTGGGACAGCTCGAACTCGCCGTACTCGACTGCGTCAGCGTCCCGCAGCGCCGCGATGAGTTCCTCGTCGGCCATACCCGGAGTCAGCGCCACTGGAGGTAAAAGGCGACGGGTTCGGCGGCGCGCGGACGAGGGCCGGCCCCGAAACGGCTACCGCGACGCGGCGGGACGCCGCTCCGTGTCGACCGCGGAGTCGAAGAACCCCGACGTGCCCTCGATATCGAGGGCGAACTCCGGGCCGAAGGCGCCCGCCGGCGTCTGATAGCCCGCCCCTGCCTCGCCGGCGAGGACGCGCTCGGCCGCGTTCAGCGAGCCCTGGACGGTGACGACGTAGGCGTCGGGCGTCCGCAGGCGGGAGACGGCGCGCTCGCCGTCGGCCTCGTTTCTGGCCTCGCCCCAGAGGAGGGCCTCGCCGCGCTCCCTGGCCCGCTCGGAGGGTCCCTCGCGAACCATGCCGGCGAGACGCTTCAGCGCCGACTCGACCCGCGGCCGCGAAAGCAGCGGTTCGAGGCGTGGATAGACGCGCAGGGCGACCCGCGCGGGCCGGGGCACGTACGCGTACACCTCGACGTTGGGGACGCCGGTCGTGTAGTGGGCCGTCGAGAGGTCGCCCAGCGGCATCGCGACGGCGGGCCGCTCCCCGCGCCCGAAGTCGATCGTCCGTGTCCGCTCGGTCGGCCCGATCCGCTCCAGTCGGCCGTCCTCGTAGACGTTGCTCTCGGTCTCGGCGCCCTCGATCACCGTCTTCAGGGAGCCGACCGACGGGACCCGGACGGAGTCGACCCCGAGCGCGAGGTGCGTCGCCGCCGGGAGTCGGTCGGCGAGGTGGGCGGCCAGGCAGTCCATCGGGATCGACGAGAAGCCGACGCTGGGCAGCAGGGTGACCCCGGCGTCGACCGCCTCCCGGTCGTACTCCCGGACCCGCTCGACGACGGGGATCTCGCCCGTGACGTCGACGTAGTCCGCCCCGGTCTCCAGGCAGCCCTCGACGAGCGGGGCGGCCGTGTCTGAGAACGGCCCGGCGCAGTTCAGCACGCAGTCGAAGCCGTCGACCGCCCCGGCCACCGCGACGGGGTCCGAGAGGTCGAAGCGCAGCGCCGGCTGGTCCAGTTCCCGCACCTGCTTTTCGAGCTGTTCGCGGTCGCGGCCGGCGAGGGTCACGTCGAGACCGCGGTCGACGGCCTCGCGGGCGATCAGGGTGCCGACGTAGCCGTAGGCGCCGTACAGGAGCAGCGAGGGCATGCGAGTCGGTAGGGCGCGACGGCGGTTAAGCAGTAGGAGCGTTGACGAGTTCGTGAGGACTATCGCGCGAGGACGGCCGGTCGCGGCGACGAGCGAGTCGGTGGCACCGGTCCGACCGCGGGCGCTCTACTCGGCGGTCAGTCGCCAGCCGCCGTCGACGGCGGCGACGACGTCGCGGCGCTCCATCTCCGAGAGCACCTCGTCCAGGCGGTCGGGCTGGGCGATCTCCATCTCGATGCGCTCGACGCCGTGGAACTCCCGGAGCAGGCGCCGGACGTCCTCGCGGTCGTGGACCTCGGCGTCGCTCTTCGCCATGACGCCCTCGATCAGTTCGACCATGTCCTCGACGAAATTCCAGGGGTAGACGACCCAGGTCCACTCGGCGAGGCGCTCACCGACGAAGTCCGGTTCGTGCTCGCTGGTGTCCAGTAGCTGGAGCGTCGCCGTCCGGACGTCGCTGGGGTCCTGTTCCTCGACGAACTCGACGGCGGTCTGCAGCGACTGGCCCGTGTCGGCGATGTCGTCGACGACGAGGACGTCCTTGCCCTCGACCGAGCCCTCGGGCAGGGGGTAGCGGACCTGGGCCTCCTCGCCCGTCTCGGCCGTTCCGACGTAGTGTTCGACCTTCAGGCTCGTCAGGTCGTCCAGCCCGATGAAGTCACAGAGGCACCGGCCCCCGAACCAGCCGCCGCGCGCGAGCGCGACGACCACGTCCGGTTCGAAGTCGGCCGCCTTGACGTCGTTCGCGACCGTCCGGCAGAGCCCGTAGATGTACTCCCAGTTGGTTATCGTGCACGCGAACTCGTCCGGTAACTCGCCCATGTTCCCTACCCGGCGACTCGCCGACTTAAGCGTGCGGAAGGCGAGGCCGCGACCGCAGGGAGCGGCCTCGGGGTCGGCGAGCGGGAGCGAACAGAGTGAGCGACACGCGAGCAGCGTGGCGCGACCGGAGGGAGCGCCACGTTACGGGCGAGCGGGAGTGAGCGAAGCGAACGACACGCGAGCCGCGAGACCTCGAACGCAGTGAGAGGTCCCGGCAGAGCGAGCGGGAGCGGCCGCAGGGAGCGACACGCGAGCTGCGAGGCCGACCGAAGGGAGGCCTCGGCATGGGCGAGCGGGAGTGAACGAAGTGAACGACACGCGAGCCGCGAGGCCGAGGGACCGTTCGAACTGGTGATACGCTTGGTGCTCGCCGCTCTCGCGCTCCGGCGACCAGTAGCTCCCGCCGCTCCACGCCGCCAGTAGCCTTTTCCCGCTCTCGGGCCCAAGCGCGCCCATGGTTGAGGACTCGGGACCGGCGGCGCGGCTCGAACGCCTGATGCTCGGCCGGGGCGAGGCGGCCTACCGGCGGCTCGTCGGGGCCGTAGGCCTCCTCACGGGCGCGCTCGTGGTCGCCTACGGCCTCCTCGCGCTGGACGTCGTCGCGCTCTCGCCGGGACTGACGGCGGCCGTCGAGATCGCCGCCGCCGTCGCCGTCGCGGTCTTCGTCCTGCTGGGCACCCTGCAGTTCGTCGTGCTGGGCCGGGCGGTCGAGCGCGGCACCCAGCGGGTCGCGGAGACCACCGAGCAACTGGAGCGGGCCGCCGAGGAGGTCGAGACGGCCGCCGAAGACCTGGAGGAGACGGCCGAGGAGGTCGCCGACGAGTCCGAGGACCCGCCGGAGGCGGTCGACGCGGCCCGGGAGCGCACCGAGACCGCGAAGGAGGTCGCCGACGACGTCAAGGCGGCCGTCGACGAGGAGCGCTACCGGCTTCCGCACGAGGACTGACCGGTCGCCCCCGCTCGATCCCGTGGGATGGTATCTCCTGGCACTAGTGACCGTGTCGGTACGTTTTAGCCGCCACCGCCTCTTCTGTCGAATATGGTTTCGCTGTTGCTCGCCGTCGGGATCCTCGTCGCCGTGTTCGTCGGCTTCAACATCGGCGGGTCGTCGACGGGCGTCGCCTTCGGTCCCGCCGTCGGGGCCGGAACGGTCTCTAAGTTTACCGCTGCCGCACTGATGACTGTCTTCGCGCTCGCTGGGGGCTGGACGATCGGCCGCAAAGTGGTCGACACGCTGGGCAACAACCTCGTGACGACCCAGTTCACGATCGAGATCAGCATCGTCGTCCTGTTCTTCATCGGCTTCGCCCTCTTCCTCTCGAACGTGGTCGGCGTGCCGGCCTCGACCTCGATGACCGCCGTCGGCGCCATCGCCGGCCTCGGCCTCGCCAAGGGGACGCTCAATATGGGCGAGATGACCGAGATCGTCTCGTGGTGGCTCGTCTCCCCGATCCTGGCCTTCTGGGTCAGCGGCGTGATCGGCCGGTACTTCTACCCGTCGCTGGTCGAGCGGTTCGCCATCTCCCAGACCGAGGGGTCGCTGCTGTCCTGGGACACCAGCGGACTCGTCCCCCGGCCGTCGCTCGGTGAGAACACGACCCAGCGGGAGTTTATCGGGACCGCGCTGGTCGTCGGGATCGGCTGTTACATGGCCTTCTCCGCGGGGGCGTCGAACGTCGCCAACGCGGTGGCGCCGCTCGTCGGCATCGAGACCGGCGGGCTGGACATGGGGCCGGCCATCCTGCTCGGCGGGGGCGCCATCGGCCTCGGCGCGTTCACCATCGCCCGCCGGACCATGGACACCGTCGGCAACGACCTGACCGACCTCCCGCTGCTGGCGGCGCTTCTGGTCGCCGTGGTCAGTTCCACCATCGTCACCGCGCTGTCGGCGCTGGGAGTGCCCGCTAGCTTCGTCATCATCGCCACGATGAGCATCGTCGGCCTCGGGTGGGGGCGGGCGACCCGGACGACGACTATCTCGGACACGGTCCGCGGGGAGATGCCCAGCGTCTCGCCCGGCGCGCTCAAGGCCGAAGCCGACGACGTCCCCACGGTCGGTGGCGGCCCCTCGACGCCCAATCCGGGCGAGCACCGGCCCATCGGCGAGGAGGACCGCGAGGACATCCCCAAGGCCGCCGACCTGTTCGAACCGGCCACGACGGCGCGAGTCATCGTCACCCAGAACATCGTTCCGATCATCGCGACCGTGGCCGCGTACGCCGTCTTCCGATACGTCCCCGCGTTCTGAGGCCGTCACTGCGTCACAGATATCGTACCGAACAGCAAAGTCTAACAGTAAGGGAGGCGAATCGCCGGTTGATGCCCACGGTTGAGTACCTAAACTACGAAGTAGTGGACGAGCAGGGCTGGGACATGTACGACGACGACGTCTTCGCCGAGGCCTCCGACATGGACCTCGACGACGAAGATTACGGGACCCTCGACGTCAACGAGGGCGAGTACATCCTCGAGGCCGCCGAGGCCCAGGGCTACGACTGGCCCTTCTCGTGTCGTGCCGGCGCGTGTGCGAACTGCGCCTCCATCGTCCTCGAAGGCGACATCGACATGGACATGCAGCAGATCCTCAGCGACGAGGAGGTCGAGGAGAAGAACGTTCGCCTGACCTGCATCGGCAGCGCCGCTGCCGACGAGGTCAAGATCGTCTACAACGCGAAGCACCTCGACTACCTGCAGAACCGCGTCATTTAACGACGCCACTCCGTAGCGCTATCGCGCAGCACTTCGGGATGTGATCCGACATCCCGTGGTTTTCCACCGGAACGAACCGCTCCGTCCAGACGCGTCTCCGTCCATCGGGAGTCTCGATCAGTGTTCAGCCGAGCGAAGCGAGCGTTCGGCGTTCGCGACTACTACAAAGCATAGATTGGCGTGGAAAAGCATTTTTGTCTCGGGAGCGTACGGCCGGTCGTGACTGACTCGGATCGACGGTGGGACGGGGACGTGAACGAGGCCGTCGTCGAGGAGTGGGTGGCGGAGACGACGCCGTTCGAGCGCGTCAAGGAGGTCCTCCTCTCGACGACGACCCTCCAGTACGCCGGCGAGATAGCCGAACGGGCCCGGGTGAGCGAGCCCAGCGCGCGCAAACACCTGACGACGCTCACCGACGCCGGGCTCGCGGAGACCGAGTCGACCGGCCGAGGGACGCGCTTCAAGCGCTCCCGCGAGACCCTCGCTCTCCAGCGGATCCGGGACATCCACTCGGAGCTGTCCCGGGCGGAACTCGTCTCCGGCATCGAGGACCTCAAGTCTCGGATTCGGTCCTACCAGGAGGAGTACGACGCGACCGGTCCGGACGACCTCGCGCTGGAACTGGAGCCGGGAGACGACTGGACGGTGGTCTCCGAGTGGCGCGCCCTCGAGACGGACCTCGACGTCGCACAGGCGGCGCTGTCGCTGTACGACTTCGACCCGGACGCGGCCGGGCGCGGTGGGTCTGCCACGGACGACTCCTCGGAGGGGGCGTTCGGGGAGGACTCGGACGGCCTCTCCGCGTGACCGATGGCGGACGACGAATCACGGGTCGGCGTCCCCGGCGACGAATTGACTGGCGAGGTCGGGCCGCCAGACCCGGCAGTGATGCGGCAACTCCGCGACAGGTTCGTCGATCGCGAACCGCTCGTCGAGAGGGCCGACTTCGACGACCCCCTGCATCCACGCGAACTGTCCGTCGAATTCGAGGCCGGGATCGGGGCCGCAGACCGCTGTCGGCTGGACGTGACGTGGTTTCGTTCCGGTGCCTACCGGTTTCACTACGTCGACGACGAGGGTGTCGACTGGCGATTCGACAGGCATCCGAACCCTCACTCCCCGGAGAAGCACTTCCACGAGCCGCCCGACGCGTCCGCTCACTCCGCCGTCGAATCCTGTATCGACGTCGAGGAGCCCCGGCTGGTCGCCCTCGCCGTGGTGAAGCTCTGGCGGCGGGCGTACGAATTCGGTGATTTCGACGGGCTGAACGAAGCCAGCGATCCGCCCTGACTGCACGAACCCGACAGTCGAAGTCACCGCGACCGGGGACGCAGCGTCGGCCCGTAAACGCTAACTCCCTCCACCGGTATGCTGGAGCCGTGTTAGCGTCGACGCCGGACCTGTTGCGCCTGCTCGCGGTGCCGGTCTTCGGCTACGTCGCCTACCGGGACGTGAAGACGCGTCGGGTCCCCAACCGGACCTGGGTGCCGCTGGCCGCGCTGGCGCTCGTCCTGCTGGCCTGGGACGGCTACGCGGCCTACGCCGGCGGCGACCGGCTGTTCTTCCTCCGGGCAGCCATCGGCGTCGGCTTCGTCGTCCCGCTGGTCACCGCCTTCTGGTACACGGGCAGCTTCGGCGGGGCCGACGCCAAGGCCTTCTACGTGCTGGCGCTGCTGTTCCCCGTCTACCCGGTGTACTACCCACCTGACCTGCCGCTCGTCCCGGCGACGCTACCGATGGAACCCAGCCCCGCGGGGCTGTTCTCGCTGACGATCCTGTCGAACACGGTCGTCGCCGGCGCGGTCTACCCCCTGGGCGTGGCCCTGGTCAACCTGCTCCGGGGGAACGTCGGCCTCCCGATGGTGATCGGCCGGCCGCTGCGGTGGGATCGGCTCCCCGAGGAGTACGGCGTCCTCCTGGAGACGCCCGACGGCTTCACCCGCCGCGGGCTGGACCTCGACGCCCTCCGGATGTACCTCGCCTGGCGCGGCTGTTCGATCGCCGACCTGCGCGAAGCGCCCGAGACCCACCGCGACCCCGCGAGCCTGCCCGCCGAGCCCAACCCGCCCGGCGACGGCGTCGTCGCGGACGGGGGTCTGGTCGGAGACCAGGCCTCGTCGGACCGCAGGTCCGACGGTGGGCAGCCGGTGGAGGACGGTGCGGAAGCGGTCGGTCCCGACGCCGCCCCGGCCGACGACCCCTGGGGCGCCGAGGCGTTCCTCGACGACGTCGAGGGGTCGGCCTACGGCACCACGCCCGAACGGCTCCGCGAGGGCCTGGAGGTCGTCGTCGACGAGGAAGAGGTGTGGATCTCGCCGGGCATCCCCTTCCTCGTGCCCACCTTCGCCGGCCTGCTCGTCTCACTGACCTACGGCGACCTGCTGTTCCAGGTCGTCGCCGCTCTGTAACCGTCGTCGTAGCTCTCACGACTACGGAACAATCGAGGGAGTGAGACAGCCAGAAAGCCCCCGAGCGCTCGATGACCCGCGGCTCGCTGCGCTCCTCGCTTCGCTGCGGTGCTTGCATCGCCGGGGGCCAGTCGAGCGCTCGGCCCCTTTCAGTCCCGCCCAACGTGGATTGATCAGCCGGCATCGGGCGGGACTGAAAGGGGCGGCCGGCTACACGACGGCGGACGACGCAAGCACCGCAGCGAAGCGAGGAGCGCAGCGAGTCCCCCGAGTGTAGCCGGCCGGGGCTTTCTGGCTGTTCACACCCACAATCGAGTAACTGAACGCGACCACTCCATTCAGCACCGCTAGGGACCAGTACGCCTTTGTCGATAGCCCTGGCCCGTCCGCTATGCGACGCGCGCTCACGATCGGGGGATCGGCGGTGTTCGGGCTGGCCGTCGGGGTCGGAACCCATCGGTGGATGGTGGCGGACGTGCTTCTGGCGGGCGGACTGGCGCTCTCCGCCGCACTGAGCGTGGGTCTGTACGTCGTCTTGCGGCCGTATCTCCGGGCCGCCGGGGACCAGTGGCAGACGAAGCGCTGGCAGATGGCCTTCATCGTCTACGTTCTCGTGGTGACCCTGCCCTTCGGGGACACAGGCTGGGACACCGCCGTTACGCTGCTCCTGCTGGGGACCGCCTGGGTCGGTATGCTGTTCGGCGTCGCGATCGTAGTGAACCTGCCCGCAGACGAGCGCCCGCAGGGGACCGACGTGAACGCGGACGCGGCGGACTGACCGGTAGCAGAAGACCTATCGGCACCACGCGTCTTCCCCGTCGTATGTCCGAGGTGGATCTCGCCTTCGACGAACAGGACCTGCTGCCCGCCGTCGCCCAGGACGCCGAGTCGGGCGAGGTCGTGATGCTCGCCTACGCCTCCGAGGAGGCCCTGGAGCGCACCCGCGAGACGGGCTTCGCCCACTACTACTCGCGGAGCCGCGACGAGCTCTGGAAGAAGGGCGGGTCGAGCGGCCACGTCCAGCGCGTCGAGGAGGTCCGCGTCGACTGCGACGGCGACGCGCTCCTCTACCTAGTCGACCAGGAGGGCGGCGCCTGTCACACCGGCTACCGCTCCTGTTTCCACCGGACCGTCGACGGCGAGGTCGTCGGCGAGAAGGTGTTCGACCCCGATGACGTCTACGAGTGACGACGACGCCGCCGAGCGCCTCCGGCGGGCGGACGCCGAGCGTCGGCGGACCCGCTCGGCCGTCGAGAGCGCCGGCGAGGAGGACCTGCGGGCGCTCCGGGAGGCCTGCGAGACGCTCCGGGAGACGCTCGACCGCTACGAGGACCGGGCCACCGGCGACGGCGACTTCGCCGGGTTCATCGAGTTCCAGGACCGCATCGCGCACTTCACGAACGACCTGAACGAGGACCTCCCCGAGCGGGGGACCTTCGAGGACGTCGACGACCGCCTCCAGAAGCGCCGGCTCACCGAGAGCGACTTCGCGGCCGTCCGGGAGCGCGTGACCGAGGCCGAGGCGACCGCCGAGCCCCTGAACGACTGGGAGGACGCCCGCGCCGAGTACCGCGAGGCCCGGAAGACCGCCCGCCGCCGGCTGGACGAACTGGCCGACCGGATCGACGAGCTAGAGCGCCTGCAGCGGCTCGGCGAGGCCGACCTCGACGCCCCCGTCGAGCGGATCAGGGAGCCCGTCGAGGCCTACGACGAGTCGGTCCGCGCGGCCTTCCGCGAGTTCCGCGGCGAGGCGCCCGCTCGCGAGGTGCTCGAGTTCACCGCGACGACGGCGCTGTTCCCGCTGGTACCCTTCGCCGAACCGCCCGAGGACCTCCGGGAGTTCGTCCAGTCGAGCGAGGTGGGGACCGAACCGATCCCGCAACTGCTGGAGTACGCAGACTACTCCCGCTCGAAGCTCGACCACTACGTCGACGACCCGGCGGCGCTGAAGCGGAACGTGGCCACGCGGGAGACGTACCTCCGGCGGCTGGACGCCGAGCCGCTGACCGTCGGCTGGCCACCGCCGGCGGCCGACGTGCTCCGCTGGCAGTGCGACGAGCGGATCTCCGTGGTGGCTCGGTTCGCCCCCGACGTCGTCCCCGACCTGCGGCGAGTGCGGGAGCTGACCCGGCGCGAGGACTACGCCGCCCTCCGGGACAGCGCCGTCGCTCGGGAGCAACTGACGAGCGAGGAGCGCGAGCGACTGCGCAGCGGTGCCGTCGAGCGGGATCTGGACGCCGCCCGCGAGGAGCGTGAGCGGATCGAGGCGGCGCTCGAGGAACTGCCGTCGCTGGACGAGCTGCCGGCGCTCCCCTAGTCCCCGCGGGCGTCGCGGACGGCGTCGCCGAACTGATCGGCCAGCTCCCCGGCCCGCTGCTCGGTCCGGGCCTCGGCGTAGACGCGGACGACGGGCTCGGTGCCGGAGGGGCGGGCCAGCACCCAGCCGTCGCCGTACTCCAGTCGGTAGCCGTCGGTGGTGTCGAGGTCGGCGACGGCCTCCTCGGCGACCCGCTCGACGGCCGACAGCATGGCCGCTCGCTCGCCCTCGTCGGCGTAGCCGACGCTCTGGCGGACCGCGACGTACCGGTCGTGCTCGTCGACGATCTCGGTCGCGGGCCGCTCGGCGACCAGTTCCAGGAAGCGCGCGGCGGTGTAGGCGCCGTCGC of the Halomicrobium salinisoli genome contains:
- a CDS encoding inorganic phosphate transporter; this encodes MVSLLLAVGILVAVFVGFNIGGSSTGVAFGPAVGAGTVSKFTAAALMTVFALAGGWTIGRKVVDTLGNNLVTTQFTIEISIVVLFFIGFALFLSNVVGVPASTSMTAVGAIAGLGLAKGTLNMGEMTEIVSWWLVSPILAFWVSGVIGRYFYPSLVERFAISQTEGSLLSWDTSGLVPRPSLGENTTQREFIGTALVVGIGCYMAFSAGASNVANAVAPLVGIETGGLDMGPAILLGGGAIGLGAFTIARRTMDTVGNDLTDLPLLAALLVAVVSSTIVTALSALGVPASFVIIATMSIVGLGWGRATRTTTISDTVRGEMPSVSPGALKAEADDVPTVGGGPSTPNPGEHRPIGEEDREDIPKAADLFEPATTARVIVTQNIVPIIATVAAYAVFRYVPAF
- a CDS encoding saccharopine dehydrogenase family protein; this translates as MPSLLLYGAYGYVGTLIAREAVDRGLDVTLAGRDREQLEKQVRELDQPALRFDLSDPVAVAGAVDGFDCVLNCAGPFSDTAAPLVEGCLETGADYVDVTGEIPVVERVREYDREAVDAGVTLLPSVGFSSIPMDCLAAHLADRLPAATHLALGVDSVRVPSVGSLKTVIEGAETESNVYEDGRLERIGPTERTRTIDFGRGERPAVAMPLGDLSTAHYTTGVPNVEVYAYVPRPARVALRVYPRLEPLLSRPRVESALKRLAGMVREGPSERARERGEALLWGEARNEADGERAVSRLRTPDAYVVTVQGSLNAAERVLAGEAGAGYQTPAGAFGPEFALDIEGTSGFFDSAVDTERRPAASR
- a CDS encoding winged helix-turn-helix domain-containing protein, with the protein product MTDSDRRWDGDVNEAVVEEWVAETTPFERVKEVLLSTTTLQYAGEIAERARVSEPSARKHLTTLTDAGLAETESTGRGTRFKRSRETLALQRIRDIHSELSRAELVSGIEDLKSRIRSYQEEYDATGPDDLALELEPGDDWTVVSEWRALETDLDVAQAALSLYDFDPDAAGRGGSATDDSSEGAFGEDSDGLSA
- the fer gene encoding ferredoxin Fer codes for the protein MPTVEYLNYEVVDEQGWDMYDDDVFAEASDMDLDDEDYGTLDVNEGEYILEAAEAQGYDWPFSCRAGACANCASIVLEGDIDMDMQQILSDEEVEEKNVRLTCIGSAAADEVKIVYNAKHLDYLQNRVI
- a CDS encoding phosphoribosyltransferase is translated as MGELPDEFACTITNWEYIYGLCRTVANDVKAADFEPDVVVALARGGWFGGRCLCDFIGLDDLTSLKVEHYVGTAETGEEAQVRYPLPEGSVEGKDVLVVDDIADTGQSLQTAVEFVEEQDPSDVRTATLQLLDTSEHEPDFVGERLAEWTWVVYPWNFVEDMVELIEGVMAKSDAEVHDREDVRRLLREFHGVERIEMEIAQPDRLDEVLSEMERRDVVAAVDGGWRLTAE
- a CDS encoding A24 family peptidase encodes the protein MLASTPDLLRLLAVPVFGYVAYRDVKTRRVPNRTWVPLAALALVLLAWDGYAAYAGGDRLFFLRAAIGVGFVVPLVTAFWYTGSFGGADAKAFYVLALLFPVYPVYYPPDLPLVPATLPMEPSPAGLFSLTILSNTVVAGAVYPLGVALVNLLRGNVGLPMVIGRPLRWDRLPEEYGVLLETPDGFTRRGLDLDALRMYLAWRGCSIADLREAPETHRDPASLPAEPNPPGDGVVADGGLVGDQASSDRRSDGGQPVEDGAEAVGPDAAPADDPWGAEAFLDDVEGSAYGTTPERLREGLEVVVDEEEVWISPGIPFLVPTFAGLLVSLTYGDLLFQVVAAL
- the pyrE gene encoding orotate phosphoribosyltransferase — encoded protein: MADEELIAALRDADAVEYGEFELSHGGTSDYYVDKYVFETNPDCLALIAEAFAETLAELGEDGTKLAGVALGAVPLVAVTSVETGTPYVIARKQQKEYGTANLIEGDLVEGEEVVILEDIATTGQSAVDAAEALREAGAEVSRVLVVVDREEGAAENLADHGLELSSLVTATELLAADE
- the hisI gene encoding phosphoribosyl-AMP cyclohydrolase translates to MSEVDLAFDEQDLLPAVAQDAESGEVVMLAYASEEALERTRETGFAHYYSRSRDELWKKGGSSGHVQRVEEVRVDCDGDALLYLVDQEGGACHTGYRSCFHRTVDGEVVGEKVFDPDDVYE
- a CDS encoding DUF7118 family protein, with the protein product MTSTSDDDAAERLRRADAERRRTRSAVESAGEEDLRALREACETLRETLDRYEDRATGDGDFAGFIEFQDRIAHFTNDLNEDLPERGTFEDVDDRLQKRRLTESDFAAVRERVTEAEATAEPLNDWEDARAEYREARKTARRRLDELADRIDELERLQRLGEADLDAPVERIREPVEAYDESVRAAFREFRGEAPAREVLEFTATTALFPLVPFAEPPEDLREFVQSSEVGTEPIPQLLEYADYSRSKLDHYVDDPAALKRNVATRETYLRRLDAEPLTVGWPPPAADVLRWQCDERISVVARFAPDVVPDLRRVRELTRREDYAALRDSAVAREQLTSEERERLRSGAVERDLDAAREERERIEAALEELPSLDELPALP